A region of the Litchfieldia alkalitelluris genome:
AATTCTTATCAAACTCAAATGATAATTTATCAAAAAGCCGATCTAACATTTAAAAGTAACCGATTTACGAGTATTTAAACTACTTCTTCCAAAATTAGAATCTATAAATTAAACACCATCTATAAAAAAGGGATCAAAAAAGGAAACATGAATTGCCTCAATTTTCATGTTTCCTTATTATGTGGTTGCTTACCTATTCATCTAACACTTAAAATGGTAATTCCGTCTTTCTAGTTAGCAGCAAAAGTGTCTAAAATGATGGGATCTGTGACTTACGTGACTCCGACAACAACCATTGAAGTGAAATTGATGTGAGAAATGTGAATCGAAACGATTGCAGCAATGACTTCTAAAGTGAAAATTACAACACGAGTTGGAGTGATTATGTTGACACCCACATGATTTCATCTTACGGCAACAACACATAACATGCTCACCTCCTTTCATGCGGAAAAGAGAGATTAGCAACAGTCGCAGTCATCGTGTTCGCGATATTTAATAGATTTAATAGAATTAAAACGAATAATTCGGAATTCCTTTTTAGGACATTTCTTTTTTCTACGATTTTTTTTACCTTTTTGTTTTTTGTTTATTTGTAGTTCTAAAAAGTCTGAGCCAACAGAACATACAGTACCTCTTACTTCTTTGGTTGTTCCTTCACAGTCGGTCTCTACTTTTATCTCACACCCTTTAAATTGATGTAACCGGAAGCCAAACCCTCCATCTAGTCCTGCGAGACGAAATCGGAAGCGGTTATCACAAAGACAGCGGTGATCAAAATGATCATCACGTAGACAACCACAAGGGTGGAAAAAGTGCTCATCAACAACAAAGCGACGATCAAATATAATAGGATGCTCACATTTATTAACATGATGTTGTTTTCCACAATTAGCACAAAAGTGACCAAAATTGTTTTCATGGTGATGGTGATCATGATGTTTATGACAATCACAATCATAATGTTCTTGACTTAATTTCGTATGACCACTATGGAAATTGTTAAACATATTCATTTGTCCAAAATGATTCATGAAGACGTCCTCCTAACTTTTAGTTATTTAACACTTAAATTAGCAAACAGTGTTTGTACTATACTATGAGGATGTATAAAAATTGCTTGAACGAATGACTAAGAAAAGGTAAAATCCGCAAATCACGGATACCCAAAAAAGAGTCCACTTCATAAACTAGATAAAAAAGTGGAGGATTAGATAATGAAACAGATATTACTATCGTTGGGATTATGCCTTTTATTAATCGGCTGTTCCTCTCAGCCACATACCCCGAAAATGGAGGATCTACAAAAAGAACTTATTGATGTTACGCTTAAGATTAATCCTTCTGGAAGTACAGGTACTGTCCTAGAAGTTTATTTAAACCAAGAAGGTGACGAAGTAAACGATGCAGAGGTAATGGTTGATTTGTGGCAAACAGGAAAAAAGGCTGAAATGACGACTGTTAAAGCTTCGCATCTAGGTAAGGGTATTTATGAGGTCCTACTGCCAATTGGCGAAATACAGCCCTATGAAGGGGTATACCATGTCACCTCTCGAGGACAGCATGTGATGGATGGTTTTAGCATCACTTTCAAAGAAGGTGAGCCAGTTGTTAATGAACGGTAAGAAATTTTTATTCATGTTTGCCACTTTTGTGGTTTTCCTTGGTTTGGTCACCTCTTATTGGCTGTGGCCAAAGTCAGAACAACTTCCGGTATTAGAACGCTTATCACCCTTTGTGTTATTAGATCAAGATGGAAATGAATATCGCTCCAATAATGGCAAGATAAAATTAGTGACATTTTATTATATAAACTGTCCTGATGTATGTCCTTTAACAATGTATGATTTGAAAGTCATCCAGGATCAGTTAAAAAAAGAAGGTTTGAATGGGACGGAAGTTGAGTTAATAGCCATTACTTTAGATCCAGAAAATGATACATTAGATCGTATTCGTAAATATGCTGGTGCGTTCAATACGGATAATGAGGGGTGGAAATTCCTTAGAGGAAATAGTGAGGAAACAGAGGAAATTACGAATATGTACCATATGAAGTATCAAAAGCTTAGAGACGATTTTATCGCACATAACACCACCATGTATTTAGTAGATAGTAAGGAACAAATTAGAGCTTTGTATAATATGGCAAACCAATCCCAACCTGTTGACAGAGATAATATTTTAGGGGCAATAAGGCAACTATCTAAGGAAAAATAAAATAACAAGGAAAATCAGATAAAAGGATTATACAACACGGCAACTACAAAAAGTGCAGTGGACAGGGACCAATTTAATTGATATCAAAAGTTTAGTTTTGAAGAAAAAAATGATGTGCCCTTGTTAAGGGACATCATTTTTAATTTGATTTCTAATATTCCTCGTGATCTAAGTCTACAGGTCGATACAAATCCTCGTCATATTTGGTAGGATCTTTCTCGAAGAAGGTCTTTTCTTTGACTTCAATCCACTTTATAGAATGGAACGGAATAAATCTTGTTATCGTTTTTTTCATGAATTGCTTTTCTTCACATTTAGGATTCTTTGGCGCCTTCTTAAATAATTTTATTATCTCAACTTCCACAAAATCTTTACCAACGTCAACAATGGTAGCTAGGAATTTTTCTTCAATGTGCCCACAACATACTTCAAAAATTGCTCGTTCACCAATTAATTCTCTTAGGCTTATGCCAAGGCTTCCAAGTACTGGGGTTAATGGACGAAATTGCTCGAAACAGGTTTCGTGATCATTTACTGGTTGATGGGACTGACAATGACAATTATTAAAGGAATGCTTACGACGAACTTGATGATTATGACAGCCGCAGAAATGATGATTGTTCATGATTAAACTCCTCCTTATTTTTTTCATGCTAATAGCCTCTTGAATGGGGATTTTGCATGTTTGTACTTATAGTGTATTCTTGGTTACTATTTTTGGTTGAACACTTGTCCTGTATATATGAAAATGTGTTTATTTACTAGATAGAAAGAAGGTGGCAAATGGGAGGAGGAACCTAGTGAACTGGAAATAGATTGGTGCCCTAGTGCAAGTTATACTAAGGCACATTCGTCTTTAGAGATACTAGAATAAAGGTTAACTAATCTACTTCATTTGTTGCTTCTCCCCATTTTAAACCATCTATTTTATCGCAATCGAATGTGGTAACCGTATTATTATCATAAAAATTAGCAACATTCTTGTGAGAATTTAAGTTTAAAAAACGCACAACATCAATCATTTGCCCGTTTACAAAGAGCTGTTGCACTGGTGAGTTTTCAGGGACTGATTGAAGAAATTTATTAATTGTACCGTAATTGCTACTTAAACATTCATTAAGTTCACCTTTAAGAAGGCTTTCAAGGAGAAGATTCAACTGTTCAGATAATAGCTGTTGTTCTTTTTGTAGGTTATTTATTAACTCTGACAGATCCTCGGTCTTTTCTTTCTGTGAGGATTGCTGATTATAAAGTCTTTTTATATGGCTGGAAAGTTTTTCGTTGATTTCGATTTGTTCATTTAGTATCGGTAGAAGGAATGATGGAGCTTGATTGCTTCCTAGTTTGAAGAGGTGGTCAGCAACCTCATGGCTTTCGGTAAAGTCTTCTTGAGTGAACTTTTGCCCTTTTATTCTAATAGCAACTAAGGATGAAAACGGAATAAATCTAATCGTTTTATTCTGTCTAAAACCCTGTTCCTTTTTTTTGAATTCTTCGTTTTTTACATTCATTTGTACTGCTATATAGTTACTTCCAACACCAGCAATAGTTCCCAAAAACTTTTCATTCTGATGATGCCTTGAACAAACCTCAAAAACCGCTTGATGGTATATGAACTTGCTTAAGTTTACTGAGAGGTTTCTTTGAGATAAGGATTGGTGCATCATCTCTGCTTTTAATCGTCTACAACAGTGATTTTTCATCTTTCCACACATACAAAAGTGGAGATTATTCAAATGAGTTCCTCCTTTTTTCCATTGATAATTTTAGTGTTTCATAAGAATACTTACAATCTATTCTATAGTTGTCTTTTTGGTTGAACGTTTGTCCGTACAATGGAAAATGTGTTCTTTCTAAAAATAGGGCTTGGCTAAGTCCATGTAACTGGTTAACTGTCCATACGGCTTTTGACATATGATAATAAACTATATATTACATCGGACACCTATAGCATCGTATAGAAGGGAGAGGAAATTAAATGACTCTTGGTAATACAGGAAAATCAGCTATATTGCAAATGTTAATAAAGTTACCACCAAATTATCCTGTTGGGATGGTATTTTTAAACGGTGAGGAAGTGCCTGTTTTTCTATTCTCAAATGTAAATCCAGAAACCGGAATCGCCTATTTTATTGACGAGGAAGGACAGACATTGATGATGGATGTATCATCTATAGATGGAATAGCCTTTGGCGACACCGAAGATGAAGAGTGTTAATTGAAAGTGATAATCTAATTATTTTCTTATAGTAACAGAGTTTACGGGGAGAGTAAGGAAACAAAAACCATCTGATCATACTAATATATTTGTCTAGGGACCAATAAACCCTAGCAAAAGCCTTTTTTAAAATTAATAGATAGAAGTCCATGCTTTTAATCGTAAGCAACATATATTGTATTATCTCTGAAAAAGACAGAGAAAATTTTACGAAAGAAGGAATTAGTATGTCAGACTATTGTGAAAGAGACGATCGTGATCGTAAACGTGGAAGAGGAGTCGACGATTTATTAGCTAGAATGGCTCCAACTCAAATGGGAACTGTATTCTTAAATGGGTTAGCAGTACCCGTATTTAGCTTCTCAAACTCAAACCCAGGAACGGGTCTTGCCTATTTTACTGACGACGCAGGAAATGTTATTGTAATTGACCCAGAGCGAATTGATGGAATCTCATTCGCGCCTGCAGAAGCAGAAGAAGAAGAAGAAGAAGAGTAATAAGGAAATGGAGGGAATACGCATAAAACGTATTCCCTCCATTTTAGTTTACCGGCGGAACGTCTAGAGAAAGGACGTGGTCCTACGAATTAGTCTAGTAGTTGTTAATAAGTTAAGTACATACTTCTTAAAATCTAGTAATTAGCCCCTTTATAAAAAAATAGATTATAGTCCAAGCCATTTATTAAAATTAACATAAGTTATATTATCTCTGAAAAACAGAGAAATATTAAAAAGAAAGAGGTAATTTGATGTCAAACTATTATGACAGAGATCGTTGTCCACAGGATCATGACAAAGATCGAGGCAAAGGTAGAGGAAGAGGTGTTGATGCTTTACTAGGTAGAATGGCTCCGACTCAAATGGGAACTGTGTTTTTAAATGGGGTAGCGGTGCCAGTATTCAGCTTCTCTAACACAAACCCAGCTGCAGGTCTTGCATACTTCACAGATGATGCAGGAAATGTCATTGTATTAGAACCTGAAAAAATCGATGGTATTTCATTCGCACCAGCAGACGTGGAAGAAGCAGAAGAAGCAGAAGAAGCAGACGAAGAATAATCTAAAAAGGAGGAATGCCCTACATTGTAGGGCATTCCCTTCCCTTAATGTGACTTTTTAAGATTATTATCCTGCTTTATACCTTCTCCCCATTTCACCCCCTCAATCTTTTGACAGTCGAAGGTCGACACATGAAGATCATCCGTAAAATGGGCAAGGTTATCCTCAAGATTCATATTTAAAAATCTAGTAACATCCACAACAACTCCATTTACTAGAATACTGTGTAATGGATAATTTTCAGGAAGATCTTTAAAAATATGGCTGAATGCCCCGTTGGAATTAATTGTTCCTTTTATTCTTTGTTTTAGCTCATTGTTTCTTAAAGCTAATTCATTTACTTCCTTTGAAAGATGCGAATAATGTTCTTCATCTTCGGTTCTTTTCTGCTTAAATTCCTGTAGTAGTTTGTTCTGATTAGCTACTTCTTGAGTTAATTGATCTTGGATATGTTTAACTTGTTTTATATGATGGGTGAGCTTTTCATTAATCTTATTTTGCTCATCAAATATTTGAGAATTCTTTGTAAAAACCTCTCCATGGTCTTTTAGATTGTTTAATATATCCTCAACCTTGGATCTTATATCTTCCATCTCTTTTGAGAGTTGGCTATGGGTAGATTTATAGTGATTTATATGATGAGCTAGTTTGCTGTTTATTTCCATTTGCTGATCTAGAATGTTAGTATGTTGCAATGCGACTCTTTCATAGTTTAAAAGTTGTTCAATTAATTGTTTTGCTTTAGCATGTTGATCGTCAAGCTCTTTCCTGAAGATGTTAAAGCACTCTTCCAACTGTTTTTCAACTATGTTTGGTATACGGTCTTGAATCTCTTGAATTTTTTGCTTTTGTGACGAGATCCTATTTGATTGCTGTGATAACCGGTCTGTATGTGTTAAGGCGAGATTATTTAACCTCTGATAGAAGTTCCTGAGTTCGCTAAGTTGATCCATTTGGTTAACATATACTTCTTCATGACGTCTTAAAGTCTCTTGAACACTTAGATTAATGGAGTCCTGCTTACAAAAGTCATCTTTAACTCTTTGACTAAAAGCTAAGTACTCTTTTTTCATGCTGTCTAATAACATCGTTAGTTGTTGGTTGAAAAATGCTTGCTCAAGATTTATTTTTTTTTGTTTTTTTATAAATTCTGAAGTACGGTTATAGTAGAACAAACGTTGATTTCCAGCTTCATCTGTATGTTTAGTATCGGTAAAGAGTCTAGGGCTTACAAATTGTTCATCGCGATTCACTGACAAGGTCCTTTTCTCCCCTTTATTTAAATTATGCTTATTATATGGATGGGGAGATAAAAAGGTGTCTGATCATGAAGCAGCAGGGATTCCTGAAATATGACAATTTTCACAAAATGGTTCAAATAAATAAACTATTTGTGATATAATAATAATCTCGTGTGAAACTAAGT
Encoded here:
- a CDS encoding SCO family protein encodes the protein MNGKKFLFMFATFVVFLGLVTSYWLWPKSEQLPVLERLSPFVLLDQDGNEYRSNNGKIKLVTFYYINCPDVCPLTMYDLKVIQDQLKKEGLNGTEVELIAITLDPENDTLDRIRKYAGAFNTDNEGWKFLRGNSEETEEITNMYHMKYQKLRDDFIAHNTTMYLVDSKEQIRALYNMANQSQPVDRDNILGAIRQLSKEK
- a CDS encoding FixH family protein is translated as MKQILLSLGLCLLLIGCSSQPHTPKMEDLQKELIDVTLKINPSGSTGTVLEVYLNQEGDEVNDAEVMVDLWQTGKKAEMTTVKASHLGKGIYEVLLPIGEIQPYEGVYHVTSRGQHVMDGFSITFKEGEPVVNER
- a CDS encoding coiled-coil domain-containing protein is translated as MSVNRDEQFVSPRLFTDTKHTDEAGNQRLFYYNRTSEFIKKQKKINLEQAFFNQQLTMLLDSMKKEYLAFSQRVKDDFCKQDSINLSVQETLRRHEEVYVNQMDQLSELRNFYQRLNNLALTHTDRLSQQSNRISSQKQKIQEIQDRIPNIVEKQLEECFNIFRKELDDQHAKAKQLIEQLLNYERVALQHTNILDQQMEINSKLAHHINHYKSTHSQLSKEMEDIRSKVEDILNNLKDHGEVFTKNSQIFDEQNKINEKLTHHIKQVKHIQDQLTQEVANQNKLLQEFKQKRTEDEEHYSHLSKEVNELALRNNELKQRIKGTINSNGAFSHIFKDLPENYPLHSILVNGVVVDVTRFLNMNLEDNLAHFTDDLHVSTFDCQKIEGVKWGEGIKQDNNLKKSH